Proteins from a single region of Candidatus Binatia bacterium:
- a CDS encoding APC family permease, which yields MSRTAPASLREGSLTFLEVLATSIALIGPSMTPILIAPYMYALAGNGTWLAYVFGGTMLVFVALCINQFASRSSAAGSMYGYVADHLGHTVGAIAGWTLLWAYGFVATAVLGAMALFVELLAQGTGLRLPAIAIVAVLAVIAWQAAYRGVQISAIVMLVLEVVSVSIICLVVGIVLHDHGPSLDRNQLHLVHAFPGGIGLAIAFAVFSFVGFESATAFGAEAKRSLVTIPQAVIGSVLFASAFFVIATYAEIVGLAHAGKPLDQQTFPLGTLVNAYGIGELRLPITVGALFSAFSVCLACITTAGRIAYAMARAGLLPAAFARIEPRHDTPNVAVTVVTALTLVVAVVALALRVAPIDVFNNCGTLSTFGFILIYILIAIAALVYTKQLGEMRVVDVAISGIALVLLILSTVWFFSTIPAPPQHWFVYYFLAFLAAGWIWFRLRRASG from the coding sequence ATGAGCCGAACGGCGCCCGCCTCCCTTCGTGAAGGCTCGCTGACCTTTCTCGAGGTCCTGGCCACGTCGATCGCCTTGATCGGTCCGAGCATGACCCCGATTCTGATTGCGCCGTACATGTACGCGTTGGCCGGAAACGGGACGTGGCTGGCTTACGTCTTCGGTGGGACGATGCTCGTATTCGTCGCGCTCTGCATTAACCAGTTCGCGAGCCGCTCGAGCGCCGCGGGGTCGATGTACGGCTACGTCGCGGATCATCTCGGCCATACGGTCGGCGCCATTGCCGGATGGACGCTGCTGTGGGCGTACGGCTTCGTCGCCACGGCCGTACTCGGCGCGATGGCGCTTTTCGTCGAGCTGTTGGCGCAAGGCACGGGACTCCGTCTTCCGGCCATCGCGATCGTCGCGGTTCTCGCGGTGATCGCGTGGCAGGCAGCGTACCGGGGAGTGCAGATCTCGGCGATCGTTATGCTCGTCCTGGAAGTCGTTTCCGTGAGCATCATCTGCCTCGTCGTCGGGATCGTGCTGCACGACCACGGACCGTCGCTCGACCGCAATCAACTGCACCTCGTGCACGCCTTTCCGGGCGGCATCGGCCTCGCTATCGCGTTTGCGGTGTTCAGCTTCGTCGGCTTCGAGAGCGCGACCGCATTCGGAGCGGAGGCGAAGCGTTCGCTGGTGACGATTCCGCAAGCCGTGATCGGCAGCGTGCTGTTCGCCAGCGCATTTTTCGTAATCGCAACCTATGCGGAGATCGTCGGGCTGGCGCATGCCGGTAAGCCGCTGGACCAGCAGACGTTTCCCCTCGGAACGCTCGTCAACGCGTACGGCATCGGCGAGTTGAGGCTGCCGATCACCGTCGGGGCGCTGTTCAGCGCGTTTTCCGTGTGTCTCGCATGCATCACGACGGCGGGCCGAATCGCCTACGCCATGGCCAGGGCAGGACTGCTGCCGGCGGCATTTGCCCGGATCGAGCCGCGGCACGACACGCCGAACGTCGCGGTGACCGTCGTTACGGCGCTCACGCTCGTCGTGGCGGTGGTCGCCCTGGCGCTGCGCGTCGCACCCATCGACGTCTTCAATAACTGCGGAACGCTCAGCACGTTCGGGTTCATCCTGATCTACATCCTGATCGCCATCGCGGCGCTCGTATATACGAAGCAGCTTGGCGAGATGCGCGTCGTCGACGTCGCGATCTCCGGGATCGCGCTCGTCTTGTTGATTCTCTCGACGGTGTGGTTCTTCTCGACGATCCCGGCGCCGCCGCAGCACTGGTTCGTCTACTACTTCCTGGCGTTCTTGGCTGCGGGCTGGATCTGGTTTCGGCTCAGGCGGGCCAGCGGCTGA
- a CDS encoding TPM domain-containing protein, with protein MNAMTSRSLAVAASALALLVGAAPAAARDFVQDQAGMFSGSTVAQLNARIASFNAQTGKEIVVVTTPSLGGATLQSAASSAFAAQNVNGILIFIARDDRKDIIVPDRAGTQAGWFTGDVLRSIRTSMESQFRSDSYDAGITGAVDAILNIYRAHLGALQRSGGTGVVPAQRVSSPSGGLHISMFWWVIIAIVGFLILRSILRALATPRSYGGPPGAAPPPGATYGPGYGPGYGYGGFGGGGSFWSGLLGGLGGAWLGNELFRGGGGGIEPAQGAQAMPDAGGGWGGADSGGWQSDAGQADIGGASGGDWSGGGFGGDAGGGGDFGGGGGGDSGGGW; from the coding sequence ATGAACGCCATGACTTCCCGCTCCCTCGCGGTCGCGGCGTCCGCCCTCGCGTTACTCGTGGGAGCCGCCCCCGCAGCGGCTCGCGACTTCGTCCAGGATCAGGCGGGAATGTTCTCAGGCTCCACCGTCGCGCAGCTCAATGCGCGCATCGCGAGTTTCAATGCCCAGACCGGGAAAGAGATCGTCGTCGTCACGACGCCGTCGCTCGGCGGAGCGACGCTGCAAAGCGCGGCAAGCTCGGCGTTCGCAGCGCAAAACGTCAACGGCATCCTGATCTTCATCGCTCGCGACGATCGCAAGGACATCATCGTGCCCGATCGCGCCGGGACGCAAGCCGGATGGTTTACGGGCGACGTGCTGCGCTCGATTCGCACGTCGATGGAGTCGCAGTTCCGCAGCGACTCGTACGACGCGGGCATCACCGGCGCCGTCGACGCCATCCTCAACATCTATCGCGCGCATCTCGGCGCCCTGCAGCGCTCCGGGGGTACGGGCGTCGTCCCGGCGCAGCGCGTCTCGTCCCCGTCGGGAGGTTTACACATCTCAATGTTTTGGTGGGTCATCATCGCCATTGTCGGCTTTTTGATCTTGCGCTCGATCCTGCGCGCGCTCGCGACGCCGCGTTCTTACGGCGGACCGCCCGGAGCGGCGCCGCCGCCGGGAGCGACGTATGGTCCGGGTTACGGGCCGGGTTACGGTTACGGCGGTTTCGGCGGCGGGGGCAGTTTCTGGAGCGGACTCCTGGGCGGTTTGGGCGGCGCGTGGCTCGGCAACGAGCTGTTCCGCGGCGGTGGCGGCGGCATCGAACCTGCGCAGGGCGCACAAGCGATGCCGGACGCGGGCGGTGGATGGGGTGGCGCCGATTCCGGAGGCTGGCAGAGCGACGCCGGCCAGGCGGACATCGGCGGCGCGAGCGGCGGTGACTGGAGCGGCGGCGGATTCGGCGGCGATGCCGGCGGCGGTGGCGACTTCGGCGGCGGCGGCGGCGGCGACAGCGGCGGCGGCTGGTAG
- a CDS encoding peptidase S10 produces MRSGALILLAGMLLAAAPRPTPAPEAAPNADAVTQHTIALGGKTYPYTARAGTIALDDDKGHTTCRMFYTAFTVDGADLRTRPVTFLYNGGPGSSTIWLRMGSFGPMRVQVGDARPTPDAPFNLVENQYSLLDRTDLVFVDAPDTGFSRIVPPGKPSDFFGADPDVKAFGQFVSRYITTFGRWNSPKFLFGESYGTPRSAMLVRDLQREGIGINGVVLLSSILDFSLDWDINFSPTAIGGGDWAFPLYLPTEAAASWYHDMLPGPTTTLPALLPQVEDFAMHEYLNALAQGAKLSPAASNDVVAKLHQYTGLSEGYIRQSNLRISYRRYATQLLRNSGVATGRYDARYTSFMLDTLNDTADFDPTNAAIQSAFVAAGNYFVRQILGYQTTLIYRPMTSVFRQWEWKHNGNLPTNTAQDLASAMTYDPNLRIFSGNGYYDLATPFFATVYTLDHLNIPPQLQRNISYGFYESGHMVYLHPQALAQFHDDLERWYSETLQAGR; encoded by the coding sequence ATGCGTAGCGGCGCGCTCATACTCTTGGCGGGCATGCTGCTGGCGGCGGCTCCCCGGCCTACGCCGGCTCCCGAGGCGGCGCCGAACGCCGACGCGGTGACGCAGCACACGATCGCGCTCGGCGGCAAGACGTATCCGTATACCGCGCGTGCCGGGACGATCGCGCTCGACGACGACAAGGGTCACACGACGTGCCGGATGTTCTATACGGCCTTCACCGTGGACGGCGCCGACCTGCGGACGCGTCCCGTGACGTTCCTTTACAACGGCGGCCCCGGAAGCTCGACGATCTGGCTGCGCATGGGCTCGTTTGGGCCGATGCGCGTGCAGGTGGGCGACGCCCGCCCCACGCCCGACGCGCCGTTCAATCTCGTCGAGAATCAATACTCGTTGCTCGACCGCACGGACCTCGTCTTCGTCGACGCGCCCGACACCGGATTCAGCCGCATCGTGCCGCCGGGTAAGCCGAGCGACTTCTTCGGCGCGGACCCGGACGTGAAGGCGTTCGGCCAGTTCGTGTCGCGCTACATCACGACGTTCGGGCGTTGGAACTCGCCGAAGTTCTTGTTTGGAGAGTCGTACGGAACGCCGAGATCTGCGATGCTCGTCCGCGACTTGCAGCGCGAGGGCATCGGCATCAACGGCGTCGTGCTGCTCTCGTCGATTTTGGACTTCAGCCTCGACTGGGACATCAACTTCTCGCCGACGGCGATCGGCGGCGGCGATTGGGCGTTCCCGCTCTATCTTCCGACCGAGGCCGCCGCGTCGTGGTACCACGACATGCTGCCGGGGCCGACAACGACGCTGCCCGCGCTGCTGCCGCAGGTCGAAGACTTCGCGATGCACGAGTATCTCAACGCGCTGGCTCAGGGCGCGAAACTGTCGCCGGCCGCCTCTAACGACGTCGTCGCGAAGCTCCATCAGTACACCGGCCTCTCAGAGGGATACATTCGCCAGTCAAACCTGCGCATCTCCTACCGGCGCTATGCGACGCAGCTGCTGCGCAACAGCGGCGTGGCGACCGGGCGTTACGACGCACGCTACACGTCCTTCATGCTCGATACGCTGAACGACACTGCCGACTTCGATCCTACGAACGCGGCGATCCAATCCGCGTTCGTCGCGGCAGGAAACTACTTCGTGCGCCAGATCCTCGGCTATCAGACGACGCTGATCTATCGCCCAATGACCAGCGTCTTCCGCCAGTGGGAATGGAAGCACAACGGCAACCTGCCCACCAATACCGCGCAAGACCTGGCGAGCGCGATGACGTACGACCCAAACCTGCGGATCTTTTCAGGCAACGGCTACTACGATCTGGCGACGCCCTTTTTCGCGACGGTCTATACGCTCGACCACCTGAACATCCCGCCGCAGCTCCAGCGCAACATCAGCTACGGATTCTACGAGTCCGGGCACATGGTGTATCTGCACCCTCAGGCGCTGGCGCAGTTCCACGACGATCTCGAACGCTGGTACTCGGAGACGCTTCAGGCAGGACGGTAG
- a CDS encoding peptidase S10 produces MAFALRIVLLALLALAIGMPARGLSKAPPIPPSTPDAVTHHRLTLGGRSLAYTARAGTITLRNGSDQPIARVFYTAYTLDGAAPAKRPLTFLYNGGPGSSTMWLRMGSFGPVRVVTGDGRITGPPPYRFVDNQYSLLDATDLVFIDMPGSGFGRIIGAGTRKDLWGVDQDASAFSQFIQRYLSAFGRWNSPRFLFGESYGTMRSCVLAADLQNRGVGLNGIVLLSSFLNANIDYNDGAPVGGGDWAYALYLPTEAATAWYHHAVPRRTGLDAFLSQVENFALTEYIDALAEGAQVAPSRFDDVVAKLHEYTGLSQQYIRRSNLRIPYDRFQNELLRDRGVTVGRIDSRFETYVLDKPEVSPDWDALDAAIDSAFVTTSNQYLRQVLRYNPPVLYRSDIYGLIYADGETWDFKHGDNVQSLNVTPDLAQAMTYDPRLKIFSANGYFDFATPFFATAYALNHLYLAPALQRNITYGFYDSGHMVYLHPEALARFHADLERWYARVLGHA; encoded by the coding sequence TTGGCGTTCGCATTGAGGATCGTACTGCTCGCGCTGCTGGCGCTTGCCATCGGCATGCCCGCCCGCGGCTTGTCGAAGGCGCCGCCAATCCCGCCGTCTACGCCGGACGCGGTGACGCACCATCGCCTCACGCTCGGCGGTCGCTCCCTGGCGTATACGGCGCGCGCCGGAACGATTACGCTGCGCAACGGCAGCGACCAGCCGATCGCGCGCGTCTTCTACACGGCGTACACGCTCGACGGCGCCGCTCCCGCGAAGCGTCCGCTGACGTTCCTGTACAACGGCGGCCCTGGGAGCTCGACGATGTGGCTGCGGATGGGGTCGTTCGGGCCGGTCCGCGTCGTCACGGGCGACGGACGCATCACCGGACCGCCGCCCTACCGGTTCGTGGACAATCAGTACAGCTTGCTGGATGCGACCGATCTCGTGTTTATCGACATGCCGGGCAGCGGCTTCGGGCGCATCATCGGCGCGGGCACGCGCAAGGACTTGTGGGGCGTCGACCAGGATGCCTCCGCATTCTCGCAGTTCATCCAGCGGTATCTGAGCGCGTTTGGCCGCTGGAACTCACCGCGCTTTCTGTTCGGTGAATCGTATGGGACGATGCGCTCGTGCGTGCTGGCTGCGGACCTGCAGAACCGAGGCGTCGGGCTCAACGGCATCGTCTTGCTCTCGTCGTTTTTGAACGCGAACATCGACTATAACGACGGCGCGCCGGTCGGTGGCGGCGACTGGGCGTACGCTTTGTATCTTCCGACCGAGGCCGCGACAGCGTGGTACCATCACGCCGTGCCGCGGCGCACCGGGCTCGACGCCTTCCTTTCTCAGGTTGAAAACTTTGCGCTTACGGAGTACATCGACGCGCTGGCCGAAGGCGCGCAGGTCGCTCCGAGCCGCTTCGACGACGTGGTTGCAAAGCTGCACGAGTACACGGGGCTCTCACAGCAGTACATCCGCCGCTCCAATCTGCGCATTCCGTACGATCGCTTTCAAAACGAGCTGCTGCGCGATCGCGGCGTCACCGTGGGGAGGATCGACTCGCGCTTCGAGACGTACGTACTCGACAAACCGGAGGTCTCGCCGGATTGGGATGCGCTCGACGCGGCGATCGACTCGGCGTTCGTGACGACGAGCAACCAGTATTTGCGCCAGGTCCTGCGATACAACCCACCGGTGCTCTATCGCTCCGACATCTACGGGCTCATCTACGCCGACGGCGAGACGTGGGACTTCAAGCATGGGGACAACGTTCAGTCGCTCAACGTGACGCCGGATCTCGCGCAGGCGATGACCTACGACCCGCGGCTGAAGATCTTCTCGGCGAACGGGTATTTCGATTTTGCCACGCCCTTCTTCGCGACCGCGTACGCACTCAATCACTTGTATCTGGCGCCGGCGCTGCAGCGCAACATCACGTACGGGTTTTACGACTCCGGCCATATGGTCTATCTCCATCCGGAGGCCCTGGCACGCTTCCACGCCGATCTCGAGCGGTGGTACGCGCGGGTGCTTGGCCATGCGTAG
- a CDS encoding PadR family transcriptional regulator gives MTTAAPASSHRVDEVLRGPIKSKTIFPALILHFIAERPDHGYGLMQRIDAVCGDLVAVNTNKIYPLLRRLEERGFVTAAWEHPTKRSRRVYAITPQGAERLARIKSLMLPYLDSVSAAIGRLKSELYGSASRPLTEL, from the coding sequence GTGACGACGGCCGCGCCCGCGTCGTCGCATCGCGTCGACGAGGTCCTCCGCGGTCCAATCAAGAGCAAGACCATCTTCCCGGCGTTGATACTGCACTTCATCGCGGAGCGCCCGGACCACGGGTACGGGCTGATGCAGCGGATCGACGCGGTCTGCGGGGACCTCGTGGCCGTCAACACCAACAAGATCTACCCGCTGCTGCGCCGGCTCGAGGAGCGCGGCTTCGTCACCGCAGCCTGGGAGCATCCCACGAAGCGCTCGCGACGCGTCTACGCGATCACGCCGCAGGGCGCGGAGCGTCTGGCGCGCATCAAGAGTCTGATGCTTCCTTATCTCGACTCCGTCTCTGCCGCGATCGGGCGGCTCAAGTCCGAGCTATACGGCTCCGCCTCGCGGCCTTTGACCGAACTTTGA
- a CDS encoding long-chain fatty acid--CoA ligase: MNRVVGTQLPEKVTLPSLVRNALAQPRAEVLVERVDGAWTPTSGAQLLERVERVACAIRDAGLSAGDRVALVSHNCVDWIVADFGALFAGCVVVPIYPTQALDHLSYILEHSGARLIFADTRATFERLSASGAALPRVVRFDSGDADALRAFEARGQEIRAAHPELPGAYEATLVPDDLAVLIYTSGTTGTPKGVMLSHDNLAFDAAVSLACGFEGIEGGRDVISVLPYSHIYEHTLIYIYLLAQVRYFICHDPGELLSDLRDVRPAEMTAVPRIFDRVMAGIAGQALRAGGLRRKLIPWALEAGRDYMKAKTFGAGPGASLALRYALAERLVLRKLRSALGLDRVKFLTSGSAPLHIDTAMTLLGLGVPVMQGYGLTETSPVVSVSRLTENEYGAVGRPITGVDVRINDDGEVMVRGRNVMQGYYRDPQATAEAIEDGWLHTGDVGEIDTHGFLRITDRKGEIFKTSTGKWISPARIEASIKRSIFVAQAMVTGRGQAHPIALICPNWPLLRLELPALPKELTPEQLAERDDVQTFLNREVRRQTLGLATYEQVRHVVVVPHEFSVEGGELSPSMKIKRRAVEARYAGEIERVYRAESPVLA, from the coding sequence TTGAATCGCGTCGTGGGTACGCAGCTACCCGAGAAGGTAACGCTTCCGAGTCTCGTTCGGAACGCGCTCGCCCAACCACGCGCCGAGGTGCTGGTCGAGCGCGTTGACGGAGCATGGACTCCCACGTCCGGCGCGCAGCTGCTCGAGCGCGTGGAACGCGTTGCCTGCGCGATTCGCGACGCCGGGTTGAGCGCGGGCGACCGGGTCGCGCTCGTTTCGCACAACTGCGTGGACTGGATCGTTGCCGATTTCGGCGCGTTGTTCGCGGGCTGCGTCGTCGTCCCGATCTACCCGACGCAGGCTCTGGATCACCTGAGCTACATTCTCGAACATTCCGGGGCGCGGCTGATCTTCGCCGACACGCGCGCTACCTTCGAACGCCTGAGCGCCAGCGGCGCGGCGCTGCCGCGCGTCGTGCGGTTCGATTCCGGCGATGCCGATGCGCTTCGGGCATTCGAAGCGCGCGGCCAGGAGATTCGCGCGGCCCATCCCGAGCTACCCGGCGCCTACGAGGCGACGCTCGTGCCCGACGACCTCGCGGTTCTGATCTATACGTCAGGCACGACCGGCACGCCGAAGGGCGTCATGCTCTCGCACGACAACCTCGCCTTCGACGCCGCCGTCTCGCTCGCGTGCGGATTCGAGGGCATCGAGGGCGGACGCGACGTGATATCGGTGCTTCCCTACTCACACATCTACGAACACACGCTGATCTACATCTACCTGCTCGCGCAGGTGCGTTACTTCATCTGTCACGATCCGGGCGAGCTGTTGAGCGACCTGCGTGACGTTCGGCCGGCTGAGATGACCGCCGTCCCGCGCATCTTCGATCGGGTGATGGCCGGCATCGCGGGTCAGGCGCTCCGCGCCGGAGGACTGCGCCGAAAACTGATTCCTTGGGCGCTCGAAGCCGGGCGCGACTACATGAAGGCGAAGACGTTCGGCGCTGGACCGGGTGCGTCGCTCGCGCTGCGCTACGCGCTGGCGGAACGGCTCGTGCTGCGCAAGCTGCGCTCCGCGCTCGGGCTGGACCGAGTCAAGTTCCTTACCAGCGGAAGCGCGCCGTTGCACATCGATACGGCGATGACGCTGCTCGGGCTCGGCGTACCGGTCATGCAAGGCTACGGGCTCACCGAGACGTCGCCTGTCGTCTCCGTCAGCCGGCTCACCGAAAACGAGTACGGCGCCGTCGGGCGACCTATCACCGGTGTGGACGTGCGCATCAACGACGACGGCGAAGTCATGGTCCGCGGTCGCAACGTGATGCAGGGTTATTATCGCGACCCACAGGCGACGGCCGAGGCGATCGAGGATGGCTGGCTGCACACGGGCGACGTCGGTGAAATCGACACGCACGGTTTCTTACGCATCACCGACCGCAAGGGCGAGATCTTCAAGACCAGCACCGGCAAGTGGATCTCGCCCGCGCGCATCGAGGCGAGCATTAAGCGGTCGATCTTCGTGGCGCAGGCGATGGTCACCGGACGGGGGCAGGCTCACCCCATCGCATTGATCTGCCCGAACTGGCCGCTGCTGCGCCTCGAGCTCCCGGCGCTTCCGAAGGAGCTCACACCGGAGCAGCTCGCCGAGCGAGACGACGTACAGACATTTCTGAACCGCGAGGTGCGAAGGCAGACGCTCGGCCTGGCAACGTACGAGCAGGTCCGGCACGTCGTCGTCGTTCCCCACGAATTTAGCGTCGAGGGGGGCGAGCTTTCGCCCTCGATGAAGATCAAGCGCCGCGCGGTCGAGGCACGCTACGCCGGCGAGATCGAGCGCGTGTACCGCGCCGAGTCTCCGGTGCTCGCGTGA
- a CDS encoding helix-hairpin-helix domain-containing protein codes for MIVRIAVVAALVGLGVLLLWHPAPRPPVESASALAGPSATPAQRWSRLAARADRGDDLVVYVAGAVRTPGLYHLRAGDRVARAVALAGGMRASADAAAVNLAQRPDDGDEVYVPVQGEKQRHARSSRPRGRRRSSPPPGGSVDVNRARAAELAAVPGIGRAVAARIVELRQREGAFASLDELLDVAGMTQTRLERARPYLRNP; via the coding sequence ATGATCGTACGCATTGCCGTCGTTGCCGCGCTCGTCGGGCTCGGTGTCCTCCTGCTATGGCACCCGGCGCCGCGGCCGCCGGTCGAAAGCGCGAGCGCTCTGGCCGGCCCATCCGCGACCCCTGCACAGCGATGGTCCCGTCTCGCCGCGCGCGCGGACCGCGGCGACGACCTGGTCGTCTACGTCGCCGGCGCCGTGCGAACGCCGGGCCTCTACCACTTGCGCGCCGGCGACCGCGTCGCGCGTGCCGTCGCGTTGGCGGGCGGGATGCGCGCCTCAGCCGACGCCGCGGCCGTGAACCTAGCGCAGCGCCCGGACGACGGGGACGAGGTCTACGTTCCCGTCCAGGGCGAGAAGCAGCGACACGCGCGCTCGAGCCGGCCGCGCGGACGGCGCCGCTCCTCGCCGCCGCCCGGCGGGAGCGTCGACGTCAATCGCGCCCGCGCCGCCGAGCTGGCGGCCGTGCCGGGAATCGGGCGCGCGGTCGCCGCGCGCATCGTGGAGCTGCGCCAGCGCGAGGGCGCCTTCGCGTCGCTCGACGAGCTGCTCGACGTCGCCGGAATGACCCAGACGCGGCTGGAGCGTGCGCGCCCCTACCTTCGCAATCCCTGA
- the leuS gene encoding leucine--tRNA ligase yields the protein MLHMADGFDFAAIEGKWQSRWEREGLYRTPDSSDRPKYYAMEMLPYPSGDLHVGHAKNYALGDAVARMLRMLGHNVLHPMGWDAFGLPAENAAIARGVDPAAWTAENILNMRRQIKLMGTGYDWSREIATNEPEYYRWNQWLFLRLYEHGLAYKREAPVNWCPFDQTVLANEQVIDGRCWRCDNLVERRLLSQWFLRITAYADRLLDDLDKLTGWPERTRTMQRNWIGRSEGVHFAFPIDGLDEQIEVFTTRLDTLFGATFLAVAPEHPVVESLLQIVPRNRGADIESFAESLKSKSELERTSLMEKEGVFAGAYAINPISHERIPIWLTNYVLAEYGGGAVMGVPAHDERDFDFARKHGLPIVQVVVPSDEPSPGPLEEAFVQDGRLIASEDFSGMSSERAREALAHRLAAMGAGAKSVNYKLRDWLISRQRYWGTPIPIVYCDGCGEVPVPDDQLPVLLPPRSGIEEFLQTTCPKCGGPARRESDTMDTFFESSWYYLRYLDPHNDRAPWAIERARRWMNVDQYIGGAEHTVLHLLYSRFFYKFFHDRGWVSGPDEPFQHLFHQGMVLRDGDKMSKSRGNVVGIDETAERNGIDAMRLFLLYVTPPEETSNWTDDGITGRVRLLNRIWRACESYFGTGSVEARRVPPTESPAEKALVRAVHVVAKSAIDETLSRRFHYNTTIAKLDELVNAMTVGAAAMPDSPAMRYAVEKLPVLIAPFAPHIAEELWERFGHATSVHLERYVEPDESALATEEITLVVQVNGKVRARISAPAGVTENQALALALDDSNVRIHLGGKEIRKHIYVQDKLLNLVAA from the coding sequence ATGCTGCACATGGCCGACGGCTTCGACTTTGCGGCGATCGAGGGCAAGTGGCAATCGCGCTGGGAACGCGAGGGTCTCTATCGCACGCCCGACTCCAGCGACAGGCCCAAGTACTACGCGATGGAGATGCTGCCGTATCCCTCCGGCGACCTTCACGTAGGTCATGCGAAAAACTACGCGCTGGGCGACGCCGTCGCGCGCATGCTGCGGATGCTCGGCCACAACGTGCTGCACCCGATGGGCTGGGACGCCTTCGGCCTGCCCGCCGAAAACGCCGCGATCGCGCGCGGCGTCGATCCCGCCGCATGGACGGCCGAGAACATCCTCAATATGCGCCGCCAGATCAAGCTGATGGGCACCGGCTACGACTGGTCGCGCGAGATCGCGACCAACGAGCCTGAGTACTATCGCTGGAACCAGTGGCTATTTCTGCGCCTGTACGAACACGGTCTCGCCTACAAGCGCGAGGCGCCGGTAAACTGGTGCCCCTTCGATCAAACGGTTCTCGCCAACGAGCAGGTCATCGACGGCCGCTGCTGGCGCTGCGACAACCTCGTCGAGCGCCGGCTCCTCTCGCAGTGGTTCCTGCGGATCACCGCGTACGCCGATCGCCTCCTGGACGATCTCGACAAGCTGACGGGCTGGCCCGAGCGCACGCGGACGATGCAGCGGAACTGGATCGGCCGCAGCGAGGGCGTGCACTTCGCCTTCCCGATCGACGGGCTCGACGAGCAGATCGAGGTCTTCACGACGCGCCTCGACACGCTCTTCGGCGCCACTTTCTTGGCGGTGGCGCCCGAGCATCCCGTGGTCGAATCTCTCCTGCAAATCGTTCCGCGCAATCGGGGAGCCGATATCGAGTCGTTCGCGGAGAGTCTGAAGTCGAAGTCGGAGCTCGAGCGCACGAGCCTGATGGAAAAAGAGGGCGTCTTCGCGGGCGCTTACGCGATCAATCCAATCTCGCACGAGCGCATTCCGATCTGGCTCACCAACTATGTACTCGCGGAGTACGGCGGCGGCGCCGTGATGGGCGTGCCCGCGCACGACGAACGTGACTTCGATTTCGCGCGCAAGCACGGGCTGCCGATCGTGCAGGTCGTCGTGCCGAGCGACGAGCCGTCGCCCGGGCCGCTCGAAGAAGCGTTCGTACAGGACGGGCGGCTGATCGCCAGCGAGGACTTCAGCGGAATGTCGAGCGAGCGCGCGCGAGAAGCGCTCGCGCACCGGCTCGCCGCGATGGGCGCCGGCGCTAAGAGCGTCAACTACAAGCTGCGCGACTGGCTGATCTCGCGCCAGCGCTACTGGGGCACGCCGATCCCGATCGTGTACTGCGACGGCTGCGGCGAAGTGCCGGTTCCCGACGACCAGCTGCCGGTCTTGCTCCCGCCGCGTTCGGGGATCGAGGAGTTCTTGCAGACCACGTGTCCCAAGTGCGGCGGCCCGGCGCGGCGCGAGAGCGACACGATGGACACGTTCTTCGAGTCGTCGTGGTACTACTTACGCTACCTCGACCCGCACAACGACCGGGCTCCATGGGCCATCGAGCGCGCGCGGCGGTGGATGAACGTCGACCAGTACATCGGCGGCGCCGAACACACCGTGCTGCACCTGCTGTACTCGCGTTTCTTCTATAAATTCTTTCACGACCGCGGCTGGGTGAGCGGCCCGGACGAACCCTTCCAGCACCTCTTCCACCAGGGCATGGTGCTGCGCGACGGCGACAAGATGTCGAAATCCCGCGGGAACGTCGTCGGCATCGACGAGACCGCCGAGCGCAACGGCATCGACGCGATGCGCCTCTTCCTGCTCTACGTGACGCCGCCCGAGGAGACCAGCAACTGGACGGACGACGGCATCACCGGGCGCGTGCGGCTGCTTAACCGCATCTGGCGCGCCTGCGAGTCATACTTCGGGACAGGCTCTGTCGAAGCACGACGCGTGCCGCCGACCGAGAGTCCCGCGGAGAAGGCGCTGGTCCGCGCCGTGCACGTCGTCGCGAAGTCGGCCATCGACGAGACGCTCTCGCGCCGCTTTCACTACAACACGACGATCGCGAAGCTCGACGAGCTGGTCAACGCGATGACGGTGGGCGCCGCCGCGATGCCGGATTCGCCCGCAATGCGCTACGCGGTGGAGAAATTGCCCGTCCTCATCGCGCCGTTCGCACCGCACATCGCCGAGGAGCTCTGGGAACGGTTTGGGCACGCGACGTCGGTGCATCTCGAGCGCTACGTCGAGCCCGACGAGTCCGCGCTGGCGACGGAGGAGATCACGCTCGTCGTGCAGGTCAACGGCAAGGTGCGCGCGCGCATCTCCGCGCCCGCAGGCGTGACCGAGAACCAGGCACTGGCCCTCGCGCTGGACGACTCGAACGTGAGGATCCATCTCGGCGGCAAGGAGATCCGCAAACACATCTACGTGCAGGACAAGCTGCTCAACCTCGTCGCGGCGTAA